GACAGCAGAGGAGAAAAGAACTGCTGGAGGGCACCGATATTGACTCAACAAATACAAATGAGACAGTAATGCTAGTTAGTGTATCAACCAACAAACAGGAAACCCTGCTAAATATACAGTATTGAATTACACTTACAAGACTATTACggcaaaaaaaaatccatgtctTTAGCACCCAAGTCTCGTTTGCACTGTCTGAAGATGCCGCTATCATCCAGGATAAAGTTATTTGCTTATTTTGTATGGCATATATTGATATCTTGATGACATTTAAGTTCAGATTAAGTtgtgaatttagtttttattatgagATGTGATTTACATACCATTGCAGCTCCTTTTTGTTCACACTAGCAGTGTGAGTGCTGATTAATCCTGAATTCTTTGACACAAGTGCACATTTACAGGACCCACACTGTTACCAATTAAAGCTCATTTATTTGAGCCAGATTCCCTTCTGTCTTTCTTGTCAGTTAGCACTGCCAGAACCCACCCCCACAACACATCAGAAAGAGCCCTTATCCTATGTTGCTCATGGTAAAAAAAGTGCAAAATCTGTCATTAACTTCATCATTTGCCTACCATCGatgatttaatttagccattttacATTTCATGCTGAACTGTGATTAAGCAGCAGAAACAATATCCCATATTTGTGTAGGCTTAATCATACTGCTGCAGTAGATAATTATATATGAGAAAATTCATGTGAAATAATAAAAAGAGGCACATTTACAGAGAGCCACCTTTCTAAATATCATATACACGTCTTAATAATTCACATGTGCTTGACATACAGCATGTTAAAGCAGCACAGACATTTAATGACTAACTCTTAACTTACCAGAGAGTTTAGACAGGATCAACTAAATTTAATATCCAAATTAAGCATTCATTTTGATACTCTCTTACAATTTGGTATTTAGTATATAACTTAATTGGACTAACCAAAAATATATGAGAGGCTGTGCTATATTAAGGGCACAGAATGGTCAATACTAGAATTTACTGCACAATACTGTATACTGTGAAAGCCTGTTtccacactcttaaaaattgTTCCATATTTTTCAACcacaaaaaagaaagtaaacaaacaaacaaacaaaagacaaaCACATTTAGTCCTATGGAAATGATCtacactcttaaaattaaaggttgTTGAACCTGTTTTGGTTCTCCAAAGAACTTAGAGAACAGTTCTTAGAAGAACAATTTTTCCCTATTCAAGAACATTTTAGCAAACTAAAGAatcttttccactataaagaaccatcagtggttccatggatgttaaaggtacttcatggaaccatagatgccaataaagaacttttACTTATAAGCACCTcggattaaaaatgaaaaaggcaaatgttaaatatagtaaaagaaattcaaaatgtgaaatataaagtcaaaCTGTAAGAAATTAGGTCTTAATCGCAagatataaaattgcaaatatgtgaaataaaatcACAGTTGCGAGTTATGAAATCACACTGTATGTTAAGGTTATGAAAATGACCTAGTCACTAGAATGCTGTTTTGAGCAATCAGCATTCAAGACTggaattataaatacatttatatttattcctAAAAAACACAACATGATACAATTATATTTTGACTTGATCATTAACATTTGGTCATCTGCTTTTCTAAATATTCCTCCCTCCTCATTTCTGGTACACCCCCGCCCCCCCCTTCCTTTTTCCTTTGGAGCTAAAGATTAGGAGCTGAGgtcagtgtgtctgtgagtgcCACATTATCAAGGCAATTAATTACCTCCTGCACCAGAGCCGATTATCATTTCCTCATCCTTTTATGGTCTTGTGCTTATTAAACAGTCTAGAATTAACAGACTGAATGTATCTAATATTGAATTAAACCTGTCCATTGATAGCCCTGTTTCTCTCTCTAGCACAGAGGAATTGACATCTTCAGTGTCTTATCCTTTCTGCAGCGGCCACTTGAACTATTATCAAATCCGGTTGCATAGTATGGAATGACAGATAGAATTCTTGCTGAGTCCACTGTGTCTCCTTTCATGTGAATGTGCCAGCTCAGAGCTCGGGAACAACAATGTGCAGGTGTTGTGAATTTCCATTGAGCTTTGCAGAATTTACATTCAATGGAGATGAACAACAACTACCATGCAATTTTCCATGCAAAACTTGCTATGTAGTTGCTGGGGCGTTTTATGTGTTTTAACACATTCCTATTTAACACAGAGTGTCCTGTTTGATTTCTAGGGACTTATTAAAGAAAAATtaagatttgctgaaaatgttctcacctTTTCCAGAATGGGACTCCAGTCCctcagttaacatcttgagaagtaaaatgctgcatgtttgtaagaagcaaatccatcaagacatttttaactccAAACCACTGCTTCTAAAATATGACTCCATTAATCCATAATATTCAATTAGAAAATAATAGTGTAAAGTATATGCATATATCAATATATCATGCATATATCAACATGCATACATGAGTACAGTACATgcatatattaaattttatttaaattatttaattatatcaaTCAGAATGACACAATCCCCTACAATGATTAATCTGTTACCTTGAAATATGTGACTGTCACCTCCTTTTCCTGTGTTCAGTGGGGGTTGGTGATTAAAGCCAAAGTCACAGGAGAGGCATTAAGGGAAAAGGCTTATAGACCAGGTGGTGCTCTCGGTCAGGGGGTTGTATAGCAGTATCCCAAATGGCAGCACACTAAGGTGACCACTGTGCATCTCATTGACTGACTATGAAAGgttatttttatgcacatttttcatATCAGGAAAAGGGATTTATATTGTGGTCCTTCTTTAcccatctttcttttttttctcaaatgaaaaaacaaacaaatctggGAATGACTAATTTGTCATAAATGATAGACAGACAGCAGCTTTGAATGCAAAGCAGCTATTGCACAAAGAAATTTTATGTATTCCTCCCCAGTCATTCAATCCCATTCAGCTCTGGGATGCTCTTGTTAAAGTGTATGAAGTCCTTGCGAGTCGTCTTTTAGTCAAAAtgattaatctatctatctatctatctatctatctatctatctatctatctatctatctatctatccatccatccatccatccatccatccatccatccatccatccatccatccatccatccatccatccatccatctatctatctatctatctatctatctatctatctatctatctatctatctatgtgttTTAATGTCTCAAAGTTTTTGGGAACAAAGCTGATTTTAGACTTGTTGGTGCCACTTCTAATGGTGAACTTTGTGTTCTAAACTATGATATTGTCTCGCAGGTCTTTTTTCACAGCTGCTGAAACTGATCATGCTGGTGACTGAATTCACTACAGATAACAGAATTAAAAATCACTAATAATCCCACATCGAGCTATAGAAAGAAAGGAATTTTTCCCATTCACCTTTCCTTGTGTTGACGAGGGTGTTTTTAACATTGGTTCTGGTTTTCTTTCTTTGCCCTTTTCTGTTGAATTTGGCCATGAGCAAGCCAAAGATTCTTGCATCGCCATAATTTATAGCGATGTCCAAGCAATTTGGTTCtgtgaaaaaaactaaaacaattataCAAGTAAATGTAGACATTCACAACTGTTTCAAATACTTCAAATAAAAGCTATtcctgaatcctgaaaaatgtatcatggtttccaaaaaaatataaagtggcacaattgttttcaacaacaataataataaatgtttcttgagcagcaaatcagcatattagtgtgatttctgaagggtcatgtgacaattaagactggagtaatgatgctggaaattcagctttgcatcacaggaataaattacattttaaaaaacatattagaataaaaaacagttattttacacttattactgtatttttaatcaaataaattcatccttggtgagcataagagacttctttaaaacattcttaaatcttACTGACTAAATTTTTGAACAATAGTATATGAAAACCAATCAAAATAGTATTTCAAATATCAAACCCAGCACCTCTCTTGTTTTTTGCCATGATATTGGCTCCAGCTTTGATGAGATACTCTACCCAGCTGAATCGACAGCTTTCAATAGCTCTCATGAGTGGAGTTGCTCCATTCATTGCCACTGCATCCACCATGGCTCCAGATTGCACCAGCAGATGTTAATGTCTACATGACCTGCATGGCAAGCATGGTGGAGGGGTGACCAGTTGAATTGGTCAGCTGTATTGACATCAGCCTTATATAGTCAAAGAAACAGTCTAACAGTCCTCCAAATACATTAAAAGTGTAAATCTTCATTTTTCTTAGTAGCATTACCTTAGTAAAATAAGGAATTTAGCTACTTGGTAGTTTCTATACCGACACACTGTCATGAGTGGCATCTTAAAGAATTGATCTCTGACATCAACAGGCACTTGTTGGGTAAACACCATGCTGAGAGATTCTAGATGTACAGTCTTCACACAGTAATTGATGTTGGTATAGATCTTTTCTGGCTCATCGATATACCAAGACAAATCATCCTCAATGGGGTGAATTGGTGGCTGGTCTTGGTTAAAACGTTAGTTGTCAGTGAACGGCTGGTAGTTCTCGATCATGTAGGAAGGTAATCCACTGTCCTCTCTTATCGAGATCTGCTCAGGTGCCATTGTGCATATGGGCAATGATGAGGCAGATTTGCCACTCTTCTTTACTTAGCCTGCTTAGGAGCATAGGATGAGATGATAAAGGACTTCTAGAGGTTTACGTTGATGAGACTTTCATGGTTTTTGTCATGTTCCATGATGATCCATTACAAGTTCTTATTACTTACAGGAGTTCGATTCTCTTGAAGTGAAGACAGAAAATTctccaaataaatgttttcaatagATTTGTCGAGTCCCTCAGCAGTTTCAAAGGCTCTGCGCAAGGTTACCTCGTGTTCACATGACCAGTCAGGCGCATGAAGCTTCACATGCATTTCAGGGCAACTTTGTGGCAATTGCTTTTGGCATTTTGACTTGGAAGTTGACATTCCATATTCTTGAGTTTGGGATTACATCCTGTTGTTGACAAAAAAGAGCATTGCTATGAATAAAggagcggtcatatttaccattgtTCAACAAAATTTGGTGAGAAAAATCCAGTCATTCCAATAGGAATCTGCGCAAAAGTTCCCAAAACAAATTTTGTTCATGTTCAAATCGATGAAATGACATCCCTCTTCAGGTTGTTGTATATGTTAAAATGTGAGTATCAGATATGATACATATTGAGGAAATCTTTTTTCCATCTCTCAGTAATTAGTGTATTCTATAACGTTTTGCCCCCACAATAAAAACAATAGCACTTTGACCgtaaagcaaaacatttaaatatcatcttacatTTTGCGTAAGTAGCCTGTGACACTGTTATAaatatctcattgatttacattacaagcaatGAAAATTTCATCATacttttggccatataaatattAGCATTAGCAACTGCACCAAAGAaagtttaggtgtttttttttgtttgtttgtttttttcctaatATGGGCTTCATAATATCACTATAATatactatatgagccataaaagttATTGAAATATTATATCTTTGTAAAAGAGATCTTTGAATCATCTATGATTACAATTTTGATACTTGTTGGGTCAAAAATATAAGGGAACATTAATCTTAACTATAATTTGAGGACTGATCTCAAACCTGATCTACTGCGTTTGGATCAGCTCCTTTCTCCAAAATGCTATTGCAGAAGTGTTCACAGTCCTTTGCATTCTCACAGGAGAGAAGAAcacaagcagtgatttcagtgagcaGTGAGTTAGAAACAATGTTGACATTTGCATTGCAGTAGAGCGCCATCTGCAGGCAGAGGGCATGCTCTTCAGCTGGAGAGATGCAGCAGAACAACACCCCTATAAAGGAAGCGCTAAGAGCATATATGATtagtaaatgaaatgaaatattatataaaagaataagaaaaaacatCGTCTGGGGTTATAAATAAATTGTAGAATAAGTCCCATTAAAAATAGAGTATATAAAAAGATGTTACATTTTCTCTCTTCATCTGTGAGATTCGCATTTGCATGATTTGTGATCAAAAGATACACAATATTGTAGTAGCCTAACTGTGCAGCCAGCATCAGTGGTGTGTGGCTCTTCTTGTCCTGTATGTCAGCATGGGCTCTCAGGGACAGAAGGAACTGAACCAGGTCTTCATCACAGTCCAAAGAGGCCTGATACAAGGCCCTGAGGCCCTGCTTGAGTTCGGTCAGATTTATCAGACTTTGATACACCCACGCCGATCATCTCATTTATCTGTGGTTTGTTCTTTTCCCGTACATATTACAGTAGTTTATAGATCTGGAGGACCTCAGGGTTGCCTTCCGCCACCTCCTCACTACACTTTTTGAAGTCTTCAGCGTGTTTACCTTGTCTTCAGAACTAATGaatcacataaaaaaatttataataataaaaataaaaaactgccaGTGGGCCAACTGAAAGCCTATCAGATCGTGTGTACATTCAAATATTtaggaattattaaaaaaaaaaaaaaaacgtatttgagAACTTACTACAAACACGTAACGGAAAGCACACTTTCGGCTGCACTCGATAAAAATCGGGAATTGTCGTGCTGACACTTTCGTTCACACTCGGTAAAAGCCGTCAGACTTCGTGCCCATGTTTACGCTCTCCCTTTCGCTGAAAGTTAAACACTCTCCTGCTCCTGTGCGGAACAGTGTAACATAATGACCTTTGGTCTGAAGTCCAAAGTTCAGTGTTTCTTTTTTCAGAGAGAATATGGGAGACAAAAAGATACTCAGCATTGGGTTGGTGTGTCTGGATATCATAAATGTTGTGGATAAATACCCGCAAGAAGATACGGACACAAGGTGAAGAATTCTGATTAACTTGTATAATTAGTATTCATTTCTTGATGCACTTTTTGCGTTAGCGTTCCAAACGCATAACCTTTGATCATCATACAGAGCATCTTGCTATAGCACTGTAGTTAATGTTGCATCACAGGTGTTATAAAATAACGTGCAACTGGTTGGTAGGTGTTTGTCTCAGAGATGGCAGAGGGGAGGAAATGCATCAAACACGTGCACAGTTTTGTCTATTCTTGGGGCTCCGTGTGCATTTATGGGCTCTTTGGCTCCTGGACCAGTAGCTGAGTAAGTGTTTTTTCTACCTGCTAatatgcaacaacattttcagggTCATATGTGCatttttaacatataaataatTATGACGTAGctcaactgctttcaacattaataataataaggagtgtcctgagcatcaaatcatattagaatgatttcttaaggaatGTGCATTTTCATCTTTTCTTACTACTACACCTTATATCAGCAGAAATACACTTCCCTGTCCCTCACACAACTTTAGTTTACATATGCTGCATACTTTTCCTTGCTAATTAGTGCTTCTAGCTTCCTCTTGAATGACTTTCAAATGTACAAGATTGACATCTCTGTTCTTCTGGAGCATGCTGAATGCTCCTTTCCAGCTTCTGTAGTAATCAGCAGTGTGACGACAGGAAGCCGTACAATTCTGCATATGAACAGGTTTGTGTGTAAGTACTATGAAGCTCTTTGCTCACATGATGGCTGTCGCAGCAGATCACATCAAAACGAAAAATATACTAACCGCTGAAAGTGGTAATGGCTTTTCTCTTTAAAGGTTGCATTAAAGGTGTATGGTTCAAAGTTCAGTGTGGCACACTTTCGGAGCCTATTATATGTTTCCTGCCCAAATCACTCAGTAGTGCATATGGGTCACTGGAATTCCTCTCTTGTTTGTTGCACTAGTTTCATCGTGGGGGATTTTGCACGGTGTGGGGTGGACATATCTGGTGTGGCTTGGCAGCAGTGGGGCGAGACCCCGTGTGCCTGTTGTGTGGTGTGTCCCACCAAGGGCTCTCGCACTGTCGTGCTCTCAGACACGTAAGAGTAGCACCCAAAGTCACAATAATCATAACACAGCCAAAATTGGATGGATTGGGTACCTGGTAAATTAACAGCTCTAATTCTCAAACAGAATCTGAGAGTGGCACTTCTGTAATTGACAATAATGTAGTCTTAATGTAGCTGCCATTAACAAATCATGACAGTTTGACTTTGCATGCATTAATCTGAATGCTTGAAATTTGGGAGTGGGGGTGATTTGTtattttcagttcatttattTTCGATTAGATGTCTGTTTTAtacaagattattttatttaattgttttaaacagCACACAATAGCACACAATGTCAAAGCTTATTAACTAGCCTACTAACCTATTCCACGGCTGTctgaaatacttgattctgacATATCAATCTCTGCATTCTATGGCCAAATATTGTATatgttatagaatatatatatatatatatatatatatatatatatatatatatatatatatatatatctatactgAATATGTTATATAATAACCACTAAACTATATAAATGAATTATGAATTTTACATCATTATGATGCATCTTTATAGAAATTGATATGGTAAGCAGCTGTGTAATAAGTGGCATAATGTAcagtcagtcattcattcagcttgtttctaaaaaataaaaaaggtaattgtgactttttatctcacagttccgACTTTTCATCAgaactgtgaaatataaagttaACGTCTTGCATttctgacattatatatatagagagatagggagagagagagatagatatagatatatagatagatatatttggaattgtgagatataaactagcaattgtgtgaaaaaagttgcaattaacttttttatttttaattccgtGGAAACAAAAACAGAACTGCGATGTAAGAATTCACAATTcccagaaaaaataaagaaattgtgaaatgtaaactcagaatttgtgagaaaaagtctgaaaaaaacctaaacatttatattttgcagttctggatttttttctcataattgtgagtttatatttcaatttttttcttctcaaaatttTGAAGATAAAAATCAGaattttaaagataaaaagttgcatttacatttttaattattttatcccGTGGCAGAAACAGATAAAGTCCTAATCACCCGGTTAAGGTTTGTTTTTGTGGTTAAGACTGGCTGAATGTACATTATCATTTACTTCCACTTGCTTTGTTTGTAGCAAActaatatataaaacaacactCATTTTCATCTCAGCCTTGAATAATATTTCTAGTCTCTAAAACCTGGTTTAAAAACTTCCAAAACCTTTTCCCTCTTTGCTGAAAAACAGTCTCTTTGGTTTATAATCACAATTATCTTGTAATCACAGCCCAAAGCTGACTATCTGCCTGTACTGATGACTGTTATCAAACGCTTTACTTTATACAACTGACAGGCATCCAGTCTAAGGCAATAATCTAGGGTTTTTCCACTATACAGACCTTTCACTGATTCAGTTTGTATTATATGATTACAGCAAATCATGTCAAAATAATGGATAGTGATCTATCATGTACACAAAGTTCAATTATTATTTACTGATTGTTGAACTTTCATCAGAAACTTGCCAGATGTTTCTGTAGAAGATTTTTCAAAGGTGGACCTGAGCCATTACAAGTGGATCCACTGGGAGGTGAGAGTGTCCACCAAATAGGTTTCACTTGCTTCATAGTAACACTCCAAGTTCGCACTAAGTCACACTGAAACACTATTTCATTTCTTCTGATCTGTGTTTAATAGCTTTATTCCATGAGTAGAGATATAGAGCTGATTGTTTTATGAATGCATTGTCAGGGCCGTAATGCTGATGAACAAGTGAAGATGATTGAAAGGGTGAGAGAGCATAACAGCAAACAGCAAGAGAAGAACAGAATCACCATCTCTGTGGAAATCGAGAAAACCAGGGAACCCCTCTACCAGCTTTTCCCTCATGGTGATTTGGTATGGTTTCACTACATTTCAAACTTTACATGAATAAAACACATTATGTCAATATGTATAAACCGCATAGTCTTTATAAATTGATTATGGACTGGCAGATCacacaaaataattacattttgatctgcaaaattaatttaaatatatatttaatttaaaagtattagtgctgtcaatcgattaaaaactttaactagattaatcacacatttttttctgtgattaatcgcaattaatcgcaataaaaaagagaggtttttgtacgtttttaatatattttttaatgtaataatttcacagttaaatttaaatatttgtttaaatgacatctttttatgaatgaaggccagtattactgatattaatacagctactgatttttttttttttttttttacatttattattaggcttcaaaaatataacagtttttaatttacgtaaacttaaaacaatgctaacataaacccataataaatgtcatgtttactcctgcccttcctgtcttaacagttaggaaatgtacagaaatttaataaagttatcaaagttatatgcagtctgcactgcataaactataaattaaatagttaatccttattaaagctacaaaagttatttagtcaagagcagcgagtcattttctctgttccctttgttctttaactttactgacgggaagctttattggctgctgtccctttaagagcagacagacacgcggatcccaccgtttatatactgtctatggatctcgcctcattctctcacaactctttttgttcatttcagactttatataaatcatttaagattgcttttatgaggataatcgacaaaactggcactttgggatgtttattgttagttcaagcgcttaagagaactggattctggcgccctgtctatgcattgtgtgtgtgtgtgtgtgtacgtgtgtatgtgtcacataagggcattcacagatagcgcattctcttttgtcttgaaatgtttaaaagcatttaaatgaataagagcgtgatcatataatgtaaagctagccaacggatggcagaaaatacggatgctgcgttaattgcgttaaatattttgacgcgttaaaccagacaaaaattaatcgcatgcgttaacgcgttaacgttgacagcactaaaaagtatatattataaGTTATACTGTTGAAGTTTGGGGTtagtgttattgttattatttaagatagctttacatttatcaaaagtggTCTAGTAAAGAAATGTAGAATTTTACTAagctttcaatttcaaataaacccCATTGCGAATGTCATTAAATTTAAACTtcgtatttatcaaagaatcgcggtttccacaaaagtattaaccaaccattttgaagcttgaaaattcatctttgtgcATTCTACAGTTATTTCTATTGTGCAACCACATATTTTGGCTTTGATTTTGAAATATCTTCAAATAAATAGAGCTAAGAATCCTGAACTGTTCAGAGCGGAAgtcaaagtatttaaaaaaaatattgaataaatgaCCAAGCAAGAAGCATAAGATTTAAAGGAGCTGTGCATtaattttttgtggaaatctGAGTGTCAGCTGATAAGCTTTAAGGCATGCTTGTACAATACACAGCCTGTTTATTTGTCACTGCTTTCAATCAGGTCTTTGTTAGTAAGGATGTGGCCCAGCAATTTGGGTTTACTTCATCAGCTGCTGCATTGAAGGGGTTTTGTGGTCGCCTTAGAAAAGGGTGAGTCAGAGGATTAAAATGACCACTAGATGTCATTAATGTTCCGTATTATTCTTAATAGCTGTTTAAGAAGATGTTCTTTTGAAATATTAGCTGTTCCATGTGTTAAGATGACTTTGGTTGTGTGTCTAGAGCTACCCTTATTTGTGCCTGGGCAGAAAAGGGAGCGGATGCCATGGGTCCCGATGGTGTAATCATCCATTCAGATGCATTCCCGCCTGAGAAGCTTTTAGACACACTTGGAGCAGGAGATACGTTCATTGCTTCTGTGATCTATTCCCTTTCAAATGGTAAGGATGAAGGTCTGATTATGAAACACAAAGAAGTTAGGGGTTGATGTAAGTTGTGCATATAAATCAAGCTGgttcttttctcttttctgcaGGGGGGAGCCTACAGGATGCTCTCACATTTGGCTGCCAGATTGCAGGCAAAAAATGCGGTGTCCATGGATATGATGGAATTTTACTCTGA
The sequence above is drawn from the Carassius carassius chromosome 31, fCarCar2.1, whole genome shotgun sequence genome and encodes:
- the LOC132111370 gene encoding ketohexokinase-like isoform X3 — translated: MGDKKILSIGLVCLDIINVVDKYPQEDTDTRCLSQRWQRGGNASNTCTVLSILGAPCAFMGSLAPGPVADFLLNDFQMYKIDISVLLEHAECSFPASVVISSVTTGSRTILHMNRNLPDVSVEDFSKVDLSHYKWIHWEGRNADEQVKMIERVREHNSKQQEKNRITISVEIEKTREPLYQLFPHGDLVFVSKDVAQQFGFTSSAAALKGFCGRLRKGATLICAWAEKGADAMGPDGVIIHSDAFPPEKLLDTLGAGDTFIASVIYSLSNGGSLQDALTFGCQIAGKKCGVHGYDGILL
- the LOC132111370 gene encoding ketohexokinase-like isoform X2 — protein: MGDKKILSIGLVCLDIINVVDKYPQEDTDTRCLSQRWQRGGNASNTCTVLSILGAPCAFMGSLAPGPVAENLPDVSVEDFSKVDLSHYKWIHWEGRNADEQVKMIERVREHNSKQQEKNRITISVEIEKTREPLYQLFPHGDLVFVSKDVAQQFGFTSSAAALKGFCGRLRKGATLICAWAEKGADAMGPDGVIIHSDAFPPEKLLDTLGAGDTFIASVIYSLSNGGSLQDALTFGCQIAGKKCGVHGYDGILL
- the LOC132111370 gene encoding ketohexokinase-like isoform X1, with the translated sequence MGDKKILSIGLVCLDIINVVDKYPQEDTDTRCLSQRWQRGGNASNTCTVLSILGAPCAFMGSLAPGPVADFIVGDFARCGVDISGVAWQQWGETPCACCVVCPTKGSRTVVLSDTNLPDVSVEDFSKVDLSHYKWIHWEGRNADEQVKMIERVREHNSKQQEKNRITISVEIEKTREPLYQLFPHGDLVFVSKDVAQQFGFTSSAAALKGFCGRLRKGATLICAWAEKGADAMGPDGVIIHSDAFPPEKLLDTLGAGDTFIASVIYSLSNGGSLQDALTFGCQIAGKKCGVHGYDGILL